From one Primulina eburnea isolate SZY01 unplaced genomic scaffold, ASM2296580v1 ctg608_ERROPOS200000, whole genome shotgun sequence genomic stretch:
- the LOC140821512 gene encoding uncharacterized protein — MKRNSCLARVTAGVAVGGAIGGAVGAVYGTYEAVRYKVPGLLKIRYIGQTTLGSAAVFGLFLGAGSLIHCGKSY; from the exons ATGAAGAGGAATAGCTGTCTAGCGCGGGTAACGGCGGGCGTTGCTGTTGGCGGAGCTATCGGCGGCGCTGttg GTGCTGTTTATGGAACTTACGAGGCTGTTAGATACAag GTTCCAGGTCTTCTaaaaataagatacattggaCAAACAACGCTGGGCAGTGCTGCTGTTTTTGGTCTTTTCTTAGGAGCTGGAAGCTTAATACACTGCGGGAAATCTTACTAG